TACAAAACAGACTCATCGTACATTTTAAAAAGCAGGATTCTGATCTTGACCAGGTTAAAGATACAATTGGCAAATGTACACAGGGAGTACAATTTGAACCATCACTTGTAATAGTTGACGGTTTTTCATTTTACGATCATACAATGGATGACTTTAAGTTCTGGAAAGAATTATCAGAAAAACTGAACAGTGAAACATGGTTCTCCTCTACTCTGCACAGGCATAATCTAAAATTTGATGAAAACGGAATTCCAATACCGACAAGTCAGTTTAAGGACATCTTTTCTGTTATTATTATGCTGGAACCTGTTAACGGTTATGTAAGCCTTAAACTGTTGAAGGACCACGACAACACTGACCTTGAAAAATTAAAGCTGAAACTCAATCCGAAAACAATGCTTATTGCAAATCACAGAGTTTAAATAAAAGCCCTGTACTTAATAACAATAACATACAGGGCTTCCTCATATGGCGTATAAAACTTTTACTCTCCATAATCCAGAACATCTCATTTTTAAATTATCATACACAAATAAATTTAAAATTTCAATTTCTCTTTCCAAATCTCTTAAGTATGTCATATTGTCAATCCATTGTTTTACATTAAGTTATCCCATGTAGTCATCTCACATTTAAAATCGTAGCACAATCTGGCACAGTATTAGCGACTCCAATAATTGTTCGCTAACTTAAATTATTTAAGAGGTTTAAAATGGAAGAGCAGCTTACAAAAGTTGATAAAACAAAAAACCGCATCTACATCTATTTTGAAGGTACTCTGAATTTAGAGCGTGCATTAAAACTTCAGCAGTCTTATAAAGATGCAATAAGCATGTGCACTCCCGGCTTCGATGTTCTTACATATGCAGAAAACTACAAGCCCGGAGATGAAAAGGTTCAAAAAATTGTTGCTGCAATGACAAAAATGGCAGAAGATGCAGGAATTAGAAAAGTAGCCCGCATTGTAGGAACAAATCCTCTCGGTGGGATGCAGATAAATCGCCTTGCAAAGCAGAAAACAAAATACCCTTCACGCCATTTTGCAACCGAAAGAGAAGCATTGGAATACTTAGACAGTAAACTGGACGAATAAAACATATAACGCAGTATTGTAAACTTATATTCCTGATTCGGAATCAGGA
The nucleotide sequence above comes from bacterium. Encoded proteins:
- a CDS encoding AAA family ATPase — its product is MLKQELLKLSPVRILEKSINGGLGRGNMGVFTARKGVGKTAAMVHVAVDKLLRDEKVLHISFSDNPRHIETWYEQVFNEIADAYHMENVLDNHQQIIQNRLIVHFKKQDSDLDQVKDTIGKCTQGVQFEPSLVIVDGFSFYDHTMDDFKFWKELSEKLNSETWFSSTLHRHNLKFDENGIPIPTSQFKDIFSVIIMLEPVNGYVSLKLLKDHDNTDLEKLKLKLNPKTMLIANHRV